Within the Senegalia massiliensis genome, the region CCACCAGCATGGGCATTTGTACCACCTGGAATACCAGGACCTGGAGATAAGACTTTTAGAGAAGCTAATGGAGAATTATTAAAAGATGTAGGTAATGGTGCATCTGCTGAAGAAGCTAAGAAGTTATTAGAAGAAGGATTAGAGGAAATTGGTAAGACAGTAGAAGATATGAATGGAATCAAATTCCTTACTTTTGATAGTGAAAACTCACTTCAAAGAGCACAAATTTGGCAACAATATTGGAAAGAAAATTTAGGTGTAGAAGTAGGAATAGACACAGCTACATTTAAAGTTAAGATTGATAGAGAAAACAAAAAAGACTTTGCATTCTCATATTCAGGATGGGTTGGAGATTACAATGATCCTATGACTTTCATGGATATGTGGATTACAGATGGACCACAAAATACAGCTGGTTGGTCTAATGAAGAGTATGATAAATTAATTGAAAAAGCTCAAACAACAACTGGAGAAGAGCGTATGCAAGCAATGATGGATGCTGAAAAGATTTTAATGGATGAAATGGTTGTATCACCAACAGATCATTCTGTAAAAATCTACTTACAAAATCCAAAAGTACATGGAATAGTAAGACTTCCACTTGCAATTACAAATGGATATAAAACAGCTTATATAACAAAATAATAAAAAAACTCCGATTTAAATCGGAGTTTTTTTATCCTCTTTATTTTTATAATCGAAATAAGGACAATTGTTCTTAACTATTCCAGTGGAAGTTACAATATAGTTTAGGTTACATACTCCATCTTCTTGATGTACACAATTTTCTGAGCAATTTATCATAAATTATCCCACCACCATAGAATATATTTAAGTTTAGTTTGCCCAAATATAATAATATAATTACAAAAAAATAAAGCTATGATATTATATAATATGTAGGATTAAATAAATCATCTTTGCGAATAATATTTAAAGGGTGATTTAAATGATGTTTAATGATTTTACAAAAACTAATATGGTATATCATGTTGCTAGTATAAATGATTTATCATTAATTTTAAAAAATGGGATTAAATTTAATGATAAGAATAGCTATAGACAAAAATATTTAGAGTTTCATAAATTTATTGATAATTATAAACCATCCAATTATCCAAGTTGGGTAATTAGGCAAAAGGCCATATTTGCAAGTTTAAACTATAAAAAAAATCATCATTTTCACTCCCATAGTGTAATTCTTGGAGTGAAAATAAATCAAGATAGGTGTTTTATAGCTAATGAAAATTTAGTAAATCAAATATATGAACCTTTTATACTGAAAGATAATTTTGAATTTAAATTTATGAAAAAATATATAGAAACTATAGGGATAAAGAGCATTAAAGATTATTGGAATACTTCATTAAGTTTCAAAGAAAATTTAAAGCTTAGAAGAGACAAATTACCTAATTATGATGCTGAAGTTTTAGTATTTCATAATATTTTGCCAGAAGATATATCTCCTATAGCGCTTATAAGTGATCATAAATATATACCATATAATAATATTAAATATGTATATTCAAACAAAGGGGAGAAAATTAATGAAAATAGGGAAATTACCTAATGAATTGCTAGAAAATTTAGTTTTCAAATTACTAGAAAATAAAAGAACTGATATAATTACTAGAGGTGCAGTAGGTGAAGACTCAGCAGTGATTGATTTTGATAAATATGCATGTGTTGTATCTACTGATCCAATAACTGGGGCATCAAAAAACATAGGAAAACTAGCTATACATATATCAGCTAATGATGTAGCATCCAACGGAGCTGAGCCAGTAGGTATACTTCTTACAA harbors:
- a CDS encoding hydroxymyristoyl-ACP dehydratase, whose translation is MINCSENCVHQEDGVCNLNYIVTSTGIVKNNCPYFDYKNKEDKKTPI